The Polyangium spumosum DNA segment ACTTGACGTCGCTCCAATACCGGCTGGGATACATAAACGTGCAGCTGCCGGATTGGGCGCGAAATAGCCCTCGCGCGGAGCTGCTCGCGCTCCTGCTCGTGGGGGCGTGGGTGCCAACGCAGGAGGGAGATCGTGAGGTCGTGCGCCGCTTGGGTGGGGATCCGGCGGTGGCGGAACAGCTCTGCGCGGATCTGCCGTCCACCGTGATGATGCGCGTGACGGAGCGCGTCCCACAGGGCGTATATCGTTGGACTTCTCCCGAGACAGCATTCAAATTGCTCACCCGCGGGCTCACGGAGACGCACCTCGCTTGCTTCCGTGATGTCGTGATGGTCGTCTTGGGCACGCCAGATCCTGCTTATGAGTTGCCCAAGGCCGAGCGCTATATGGCGGCCATTAAGGGCAAGGTCACTGCACAATCCGATGCGTTGCGGTTGGGGCTCGCTGAATCTATCGCACGCCTCGCGCTGGAGGACGAAACATTCGCGGAAACACACCATACGCGCAGCGGCAGCGTATTGGCGGAGGGGCTCGTGCGCTGGCTCCTCCGTCCCGAAGCGGGATGGTTGCCTTGGGCTTCCTTGCATGAATCCCTGCCGATCCTGGCGGAAGCTGCGCCTAATGGTTTTCTTGATCGGGTGGAATCGAGCCTCGATCGGCAGGACGAGGGCGTGGGGCATCTTTTCCAGGAAGAGCAGGTGATGTTTGGCTCGTCGCCGCATACAGGGCTGCTTTGGGCCTTGGAGGTCTTGGCCTGGCATCCGGAGGAGAGGGTACGAAGCCGCGTCATTCGGGCTCTCACCCGGCTCGATGCGATGGATCCCGGGGGAGCGATGGCAAATCGCCCGTTACAAAGCCTCGACGCGCTTCTACGGTACGTGATGCCGAAGTCGAACACGACAACAGAGGAGCGAATCAAGCTGATTCGCCAGGTATTTCAGCAGTGCGCGCAGACGGGACGCAAGCTCGGGCTCGGCATGCTTGAAAAGCTCCGCGGCGGGGTTTTGTTGAATCAGGGGAGACTCCCGCAATTTCATGACTGGGCACCGAAAGAAGACTCTGACAACATCGATATGCGCGTCGTGAGCGCGCAAGTTCTCGCCTTGCTTGAAGATCTTGCAAATGATGCTGGCGATGATGGGCATAGATGGGCGGATCTCGTACGGTCTGTGCTTCGTGGGCCAGAAGATGTCGAGGAGCAGGTTCTTGAAGCAATTCTAACTCGGCGGGATACGATCGACGATGCCGAGGGCATCCTGTGGACCGCGCTGCGGAAGGCTTTGACGGGGCTTGATGAACAGGACCTCGCGTCGGAACGCGTGAAGTCACTCGAGAAGCTCTATGATGGCTTCACCCCGAAAGATTTTGCTCGCGCGCATGCGTGGCGCTTTGAACCCTATCAGGGGATCCCATTGCGCCCCTTCACTCGCGCGACCGAAGATGAGCAGGCGCTCGACGAACTTCGTGCCGAGACGATCTCGGAGTTGTGGAAGAGCGAAGATCGGTGGGCGCTCTTGGCCAAGCTCCTACGCGAAGTTGAAAAGAGCAATTATGGTGTCGATAGCCTGGGCTGGTCCCTGGGAAAATCACCGCATTCGTCCGATGTCGAACCCCGAATCCTGGCCGATACGCCAGAGGAGCCATACGCTGCTCTTATTGCCAGCTTCTCGATCGCGCGTGCTCGCAAGCTCGGCCTTTCGTGGCTCGAAAAGCTTCTGAGGCGGTTTATAGACCTAGGCAGGATCGCAGATGCTGCACGTGTCGCCGCCCGATGGGATACGGGCAAGCCTCTTTGGGCACTGCTGGAGCAGATGGGCGAACCCCTGCAGACAGAATACTGGAAATCAATTCTGCGCGTATTCGGCAAACCATCAATTGAAGAGCTTGAATATGCAGTAGACCACTTTCTTGCTGTAGGACGCGAGGCGGCCGCGCTTGAGACAGCTGCCATTCATCGAAGTACGACCACTGGCACGCTCGCATACCGGGTGCTCCTTCGTGTAAAGGAAACGGGGGCAACTCTCCAGGCTCCCCTAGGGGCGCACTATGTGGAATGGCTTTTCGATGTCATCGATCGCGACCCGCCTGCTGGTAAAGATCCCGTCCATGACATCGCCCCCCTCGAATTCTACTTCCTGCTCCTCATCTCAGACAAGAGACGCACTAGATACGTAACCGTTGCTCTCGCAGAGAATACGGACATTTTCGTCGCGCTCGTTCGGAATCTCTATCGGCGAGAAGGCGAAGAGTCCCCGACGGGGACGGATCCTGCCAAGGTCCAAAGTGCACAGAACGCGTATGCCCTCCTCAAAGCATGGAAAGGTTTTCCAGGCGAAGGGCTCCCCGAGAACGAGCGCGACGACAAGCTCGAGGCATGGGCCGCAGAGGTTCTCACGAAAACGGAGGACGATGGGCGGGGACGTGTAGGCTCCGTCCACGTCGCCGAGGTGCTTGCGCGCGCGCCCGCTGGCAGCGATGGGTTTTGGCCCTGCATCGCCGCGAGGCGTCTCCTCGAGTCAGGACGTTATACCTCGCTCAGCGAGAACCTCGCCTTGGCTAAGCGCAATCTCCGCGGCATGACGGCACGAGATCTTGACGAGGGAGGTGTCCAGGAGCGGGAGATCGCTGATCGTTATCGGGAAGCCTCACAGAAACTCGAAATGGCTGGATATCCAAGGACGTCGGCCATGCTGGACGCGCTCGCGCGACGCTACGAAGAAGAGGCCGACCGTGAGGACGCCGAGGCTCGTAGATTCCGGATCGAGCATGGCGAGCGGATCGTAGCAGACGACGCGCCGCCCACCCCGCGCGAAGCTACGTCAACTGAGAAGGAATTTGTCTCTCAGATAGTCACGACGGGCGTCGGGCCAGCGCCGCGCTTCGAGGTGCCGCTTCGTCCCCGCATGAACCTCCTGATCGGCGACAATAGCCTCGGAAAGACGTTCGTGCTCGAGGTGCTCTGGTGGGCCCTCACGGGCGCCTGGTCTGATGAGCCGGCGCGGCCCCCTTCGCGTCGCAGAAATGGTCGACCAGTATCCACCGCCACCATCTCCGCCAAGGCGGGTGGCCGAGACCTCATCGGCGAATACGATCCAGCCAAGGAACGCTGGAAGAAGAAGGGGAGCCGCGCCCTTGCGCCAGGCCTTGGCGTGTATGCACGTGCGGATGGCAGCTTTTCGGTGTGGGACCCCATCCGCAATCGCAAACCCACGGATAAAGGCCAACCCGACCTCTCCAGAGGGTACCATTTCGCGCCTCGCGAACTCTGGCGCGGGCTAAACGCGCGTGACGGCAGCACAGTGCTCTGCCGCGGGCTGCTCGAAGATATCGTGAGCTGGCGGTCCGAACGCCGAAGCGCATACGCCGCGCTTGAAAAGGTTATCGAAAAGCTCTCGCCCCCCGAAGAGCCCATTCGGTTCGGCCTACCAAAGCGTCTCAGGCGGCTCGATACCCTCAACCATCCCACACTCGATCTTGGTTATGACGCGAACGTCTTCGCGATCCACGCGTCGGCCGCTGTCAAGCGCGTCTTGGGGCTCGCGTATGCGCTCGTCTGGGCCGTCTCCGAAATTCAAGAGGTCGCCCCCCTAGCCGGGCTCGCCCCGCTTCGGCGCGTGACGCTGCTTTGTGACGAAGTAGAGTCGCACCTGCATCCGCGATGGCAGAGGACCATCCTCCCCGCAATCTTGGCTGCCATGGAGGCATTGGCGCCCCAGGCG contains these protein-coding regions:
- a CDS encoding AAA family ATPase; the encoded protein is MTRPWDISTEEIQQWASKFEAPSLLPKLLRRLLLATTPLMGIEMRADAGVRYSGWDGIVRARASTPFCPAGLSVWELSVEKKVRKKLDDDYNKRTEEPTKGVRPSLTTYVAVTARAFPGKDAWAQEKRESRDWADVRLLDADDIATWIEQAPAVARWLANVLGRPAYDCRDVDAFLDDWSKRTTPPLPRNLVLAGERRAAQGEELSTWLDSNAGPSLLVRGRTREEAALFAAAAIARGPKAETWLSRAVVVETEDAFRWALRAQGAESQILLPVFDRPDAGQAIAAKARIILPSDSSVPPQKGSTLTLEEQPFAPLAKALEGAGFSEQDAERHIRAAGGDLTSLQYRLGYINVQLPDWARNSPRAELLALLLVGAWVPTQEGDREVVRRLGGDPAVAEQLCADLPSTVMMRVTERVPQGVYRWTSPETAFKLLTRGLTETHLACFRDVVMVVLGTPDPAYELPKAERYMAAIKGKVTAQSDALRLGLAESIARLALEDETFAETHHTRSGSVLAEGLVRWLLRPEAGWLPWASLHESLPILAEAAPNGFLDRVESSLDRQDEGVGHLFQEEQVMFGSSPHTGLLWALEVLAWHPEERVRSRVIRALTRLDAMDPGGAMANRPLQSLDALLRYVMPKSNTTTEERIKLIRQVFQQCAQTGRKLGLGMLEKLRGGVLLNQGRLPQFHDWAPKEDSDNIDMRVVSAQVLALLEDLANDAGDDGHRWADLVRSVLRGPEDVEEQVLEAILTRRDTIDDAEGILWTALRKALTGLDEQDLASERVKSLEKLYDGFTPKDFARAHAWRFEPYQGIPLRPFTRATEDEQALDELRAETISELWKSEDRWALLAKLLREVEKSNYGVDSLGWSLGKSPHSSDVEPRILADTPEEPYAALIASFSIARARKLGLSWLEKLLRRFIDLGRIADAARVAARWDTGKPLWALLEQMGEPLQTEYWKSILRVFGKPSIEELEYAVDHFLAVGREAAALETAAIHRSTTTGTLAYRVLLRVKETGATLQAPLGAHYVEWLFDVIDRDPPAGKDPVHDIAPLEFYFLLLISDKRRTRYVTVALAENTDIFVALVRNLYRREGEESPTGTDPAKVQSAQNAYALLKAWKGFPGEGLPENERDDKLEAWAAEVLTKTEDDGRGRVGSVHVAEVLARAPAGSDGFWPCIAARRLLESGRYTSLSENLALAKRNLRGMTARDLDEGGVQEREIADRYREASQKLEMAGYPRTSAMLDALARRYEEEADREDAEARRFRIEHGERIVADDAPPTPREATSTEKEFVSQIVTTGVGPAPRFEVPLRPRMNLLIGDNSLGKTFVLEVLWWALTGAWSDEPARPPSRRRNGRPVSTATISAKAGGRDLIGEYDPAKERWKKKGSRALAPGLGVYARADGSFSVWDPIRNRKPTDKGQPDLSRGYHFAPRELWRGLNARDGSTVLCRGLLEDIVSWRSERRSAYAALEKVIEKLSPPEEPIRFGLPKRLRRLDTLNHPTLDLGYDANVFAIHASAAVKRVLGLAYALVWAVSEIQEVAPLAGLAPLRRVTLLCDEVESHLHPRWQRTILPAILAAMEALAPQAEVQFIVTTHAPLVLASLEPSFDPVKDNLLEFQQNPSDKTVRVVEEPWQRFGDANTWLVEHFGLKHPRSKEAEDAIERAARAIENPKTSRKAARAIDKKLLAVLRETDPFLARWRYITGKRGWLP